A genomic window from Flavobacterium sp. I3-2 includes:
- a CDS encoding S41 family peptidase, translated as MKNKWLIALFSMYSFFGFSQNTSNEILNLDFENVKDSFPVGYDVFGQGNYDITSDSKILQNGKYAVLIQNSSANKVGESFKALAFTLPKNYKGNFIRLKGFIKTENVTNGYAGLWLRIDPEIGFDNMNDRGIVGTTDWKEYEIVLPLDPKNTKNIVIGALLVGDGKMWIDNLQVEIDDKKIDSDEIEVFVKELLPADKDKMFDKGSNITITDLSQESITNLELLGKVWGFLKYHHPEVAKGNYNWDYELFRFLPQYLNAKNNKERDVLLVNWINNLGNIPECNNCKVVATDAVLKPEMAWVENSNLSTELKKSIQYIYQNAKVDENYYLKFALGVNNPEFLNENIYVDMNFPDDGFRLLALYRYWNMMQYFNPNRHLTDKDWNVVLKEYIPTFLNTKNRLDYELAFVQIIGDVKDTHANLWRGGVELYKLRGENYAPFRAEFVENKYVVTDYYNPEHAENAKLKIGDIITHINGKYVTTIIDSLRIYYPTSNEASFLRNVSIDLLRSTDSELELKYKSNNQVKNHTIPLFKRDDLNMYHGYKIDKDAKSYKILEGNIGYVSLANIKDDEIPLIKSDFINTKGIIIDIRNYPNTFVPFQLGSYFVTEPTPFVKFTYGSMNNPGEFTFGDGPLIESDGNKYKGKLVILVNENSQSSSEYTAMAFKAVKDAKIIGSTTAGADGNVSRINLPGGLGTMISGIGVYYPDGKETQRVGIVPDIFIQPTIEGIKSGKDEVLLKAIEVINN; from the coding sequence ATGAAAAACAAGTGGCTTATTGCACTTTTCTCAATGTATTCTTTTTTTGGATTTTCCCAAAACACTTCGAATGAAATCTTAAATCTTGATTTTGAAAATGTAAAAGACAGTTTTCCAGTTGGTTATGATGTGTTTGGTCAAGGTAATTATGACATAACCTCCGATTCTAAAATACTTCAAAACGGAAAATACGCAGTTTTAATTCAGAATTCATCTGCTAATAAAGTAGGCGAAAGTTTTAAAGCATTAGCATTTACTTTACCAAAGAATTATAAAGGTAATTTTATTCGTTTGAAAGGATTCATAAAAACTGAAAATGTAACAAATGGTTATGCTGGACTTTGGTTGCGAATCGATCCCGAAATAGGATTTGATAATATGAACGACCGCGGAATTGTTGGAACTACAGATTGGAAAGAATATGAAATTGTTTTGCCACTTGATCCTAAAAATACAAAAAACATAGTAATTGGTGCTTTGCTTGTCGGAGATGGAAAAATGTGGATTGATAATTTGCAAGTCGAAATTGATGATAAAAAAATAGATTCTGATGAGATTGAAGTTTTTGTAAAAGAATTGCTACCGGCCGATAAAGATAAAATGTTTGATAAAGGTTCAAATATTACGATTACTGATTTATCGCAAGAATCTATAACTAATCTTGAATTGTTAGGAAAAGTTTGGGGATTCTTAAAATACCATCATCCAGAAGTTGCAAAAGGAAATTACAATTGGGATTATGAATTGTTCCGTTTCTTACCTCAATATTTAAACGCGAAAAATAATAAGGAACGCGACGTTTTGTTGGTTAATTGGATTAATAATTTAGGTAATATTCCCGAATGTAATAATTGCAAAGTTGTAGCAACTGATGCCGTTTTAAAACCTGAAATGGCTTGGGTAGAAAATTCAAATCTTTCTACTGAATTAAAGAAATCGATTCAATACATTTATCAAAATGCTAAAGTCGATGAGAATTATTATTTGAAGTTTGCCCTTGGTGTTAATAATCCTGAATTTTTAAATGAAAATATTTATGTTGATATGAATTTTCCAGACGATGGATTCAGATTATTAGCACTTTATCGTTACTGGAATATGATGCAGTATTTCAATCCGAATAGACATTTAACAGACAAAGATTGGAATGTTGTTTTAAAAGAATATATTCCTACTTTTTTAAATACCAAAAACAGATTAGATTACGAATTAGCATTCGTTCAAATTATTGGTGATGTAAAAGATACGCACGCCAATTTATGGCGTGGTGGTGTTGAACTTTATAAACTAAGAGGTGAAAATTATGCTCCGTTTCGAGCTGAATTCGTTGAGAACAAATATGTAGTTACCGATTATTATAATCCAGAACATGCCGAAAATGCAAAACTTAAAATTGGAGATATCATCACACATATAAACGGAAAATACGTAACAACGATAATTGACAGTTTACGAATTTACTATCCAACATCAAACGAAGCTTCTTTTTTAAGAAATGTTTCTATTGATTTATTACGTTCGACAGATTCAGAATTGGAACTGAAATACAAATCAAACAATCAAGTAAAAAATCATACAATACCTTTATTTAAAAGAGATGATTTAAATATGTACCACGGGTATAAAATAGATAAAGATGCAAAATCATATAAAATTTTGGAAGGTAATATTGGTTATGTTAGTTTGGCAAATATTAAAGACGATGAAATTCCTTTAATAAAGTCGGACTTCATAAACACCAAAGGAATCATTATTGACATTCGAAATTATCCAAATACATTTGTACCTTTTCAACTTGGTTCTTATTTTGTAACTGAACCCACACCATTTGTTAAGTTCACTTACGGAAGTATGAATAATCCAGGAGAATTTACTTTTGGAGATGGTCCGTTAATTGAAAGTGACGGAAATAAGTATAAAGGAAAATTAGTAATTTTAGTTAATGAGAATTCTCAAAGTTCTTCAGAATATACTGCAATGGCTTTTAAAGCGGTGAAAGACGCAAAGATTATTGGAAGTACAACTGCAGGAGCAGACGGAAATGTTTCTCGTATAAATTTACCTGGTGGTCTTGGAACAATGATTTCTGGAATTGGAGTGTATTATCCTGACGGAAAAGAAACGCAACGAGTGGGTATCGTTCCGGATATTTTTATTCAACCAACCATCGAAGGAATTAAATCAGGAAAAGATGAGGTTCTTTTAAAAGCAATCGAAGTTATTAATAATTAA
- a CDS encoding outer membrane beta-barrel protein: protein MKNNLKAITISFFFFYSLISVAQETEKKESKSKSFFKENIEYQAKLQLTLGGASPLGIPAQIRKIESFKPTNIFGIEANATKWIHNEHKYGIRVGLKIESRAMKTQAEVKNYFTQIEDDSGARTTGYFTGHVVTRANNTYLTLPVLFVWNISEKWNVYGGFYLSTALNKSFDGYIYDGVFREGTPIGEPATFEGDAIGIYDFSNDVSTFQFGEQIGIEYKINSQFSLSLDGSFANTPVFKKDFEAISFKMYNIFGNLGFAYKFL, encoded by the coding sequence ATGAAAAATAATCTAAAAGCAATTACGATCTCTTTCTTTTTTTTCTATAGTTTGATTTCAGTCGCACAAGAAACGGAAAAAAAAGAATCGAAATCTAAATCTTTTTTTAAAGAAAACATCGAATATCAGGCAAAATTACAATTGACTTTGGGAGGTGCTTCTCCACTTGGAATTCCAGCTCAAATTCGAAAAATTGAAAGTTTTAAACCAACAAATATATTTGGTATTGAAGCCAATGCAACCAAATGGATTCATAATGAACATAAATACGGAATTCGTGTTGGATTAAAAATTGAAAGTCGTGCGATGAAAACTCAAGCAGAAGTTAAAAATTATTTCACTCAAATTGAAGATGATTCCGGCGCAAGAACAACTGGTTATTTTACTGGTCATGTTGTAACAAGAGCAAACAATACGTACTTGACTTTACCTGTTTTGTTTGTTTGGAATATCTCTGAAAAATGGAATGTTTACGGTGGCTTTTATTTGTCAACGGCTTTAAATAAATCATTTGATGGTTACATATATGATGGGGTTTTTAGAGAAGGAACACCTATTGGAGAACCTGCAACTTTTGAAGGAGATGCTATTGGTATTTACGATTTTTCAAATGATGTAAGTACATTTCAATTTGGAGAACAAATCGGAATTGAATATAAAATCAATTCTCAATTCAGTCTTTCTTTAGATGGAAGTTTTGCTAACACACCAGTTTTTAAAAAAGATTTTGAGGCCATTTCATTTAAGATGTATAACATATTTGGAAATCTTGGATTTGCTTATAAATTTTTATAG
- a CDS encoding YebC/PmpR family DNA-binding transcriptional regulator — translation MGRAFEFRKARKMKRWSAMAKTFTRIGKDIVIAVKEGGPHPESNARLRAVIQNAKAANMPKENVERAIKKASEKDTANYKEVLFEGYAPHGIALLIETATDNNNRTVANIRSYFNKCNGTMGTQGSVEFMFDHTCNFRIAKIEGLDLEEFELELIDLGVDEVFEDEDGIMIYGPFNSFGAIQKELEERSLEILSSGFDRIPQVTKELTEEQIADVEKLLEKIEEDDDVQNVFHTMA, via the coding sequence ATGGGAAGAGCGTTTGAATTTAGAAAGGCTAGAAAAATGAAACGTTGGTCTGCGATGGCTAAAACGTTTACACGAATTGGTAAAGACATTGTTATCGCTGTTAAAGAAGGCGGACCTCACCCAGAAAGTAACGCTCGCTTACGTGCTGTAATTCAGAATGCTAAGGCGGCTAATATGCCAAAAGAGAATGTTGAACGCGCTATTAAAAAGGCATCTGAAAAAGATACAGCTAACTATAAAGAAGTTTTATTTGAAGGATACGCTCCACACGGAATAGCTTTACTTATTGAAACTGCAACTGACAACAATAATAGAACGGTAGCAAATATTCGTTCGTATTTTAATAAATGTAACGGAACAATGGGAACACAAGGTTCTGTTGAATTTATGTTTGATCACACTTGTAATTTCCGTATTGCTAAAATTGAAGGTTTAGATTTAGAAGAATTTGAATTAGAATTAATTGACTTAGGTGTTGATGAAGTTTTTGAAGATGAAGATGGTATTATGATTTACGGGCCATTCAATAGCTTTGGGGCCATTCAAAAAGAACTTGAAGAAAGAAGTTTAGAAATTTTATCTTCTGGATTTGATCGTATTCCGCAAGTAACCAAAGAACTTACTGAAGAACAAATTGCAGATGTTGAAAAGCTTTTAGAAAAAATTGAAGAAGATGATGACGTTCAAAACGTTTTTCATACGATGGCTTAA
- a CDS encoding ATP-dependent Clp protease adaptor ClpS, protein MSTKEKVLEEVSVEELLGNNNEIILFNDDVNTFDHVIETLIRVCNHEALQAEQCALLVHYKGKCTVKTGSMKELVPMCSALLDAGLSAEIQ, encoded by the coding sequence ATGAGTACTAAAGAGAAAGTATTAGAAGAGGTTTCTGTAGAAGAATTGTTAGGAAATAACAATGAAATTATTCTGTTTAACGATGATGTAAATACTTTTGATCATGTTATTGAAACTTTAATTCGTGTTTGCAATCACGAAGCTTTACAAGCTGAACAATGTGCTTTATTAGTTCATTACAAAGGAAAATGTACCGTAAAAACTGGAAGCATGAAAGAGTTAGTTCCGATGTGCTCTGCTTTGTTGGATGCAGGTTTAAGTGCGGAAATTCAATAA
- a CDS encoding PCMD domain-containing protein: protein MKKQHLLAFLLAPFLLTSCIKEEEADTNADILEAFIPQEYLKTDPIITNNSVEFRVKSNVDLTKQSPIFILSNNATIDPVNGTTRDYTNAQTAVVTAQDPKWKKTYTITFNVDELSTKYAFDHAELTDKDRYYRFYTTGSNGDKIYDWASGNSGYVTVAGNKTPDEYPTTIAEGRMGGLAAKMQTVYTSSFAAATGNPIAAGNLFLGSFKTNLLNTLKSTKMGLPYSGELPKSVRTFYKYKAGNEVRNEDFDIVPGAKDTFDIYAIIFESRDKDNFLYGDHDFQDPRNVAIARVSSAQRIETSTWKELEFPFELVAGKTYDPNKDYVLAIVMSSSIDGARFTGAIGSTLIVDEIELIFN, encoded by the coding sequence ATGAAAAAGCAACATCTTTTAGCATTTTTACTTGCTCCTTTTTTATTGACATCATGCATAAAAGAAGAAGAAGCTGATACCAACGCAGATATTTTAGAAGCCTTTATTCCGCAAGAATATTTAAAAACTGATCCGATTATTACCAATAATTCAGTAGAATTCAGAGTAAAATCAAATGTGGATTTAACCAAACAATCTCCTATTTTTATTTTATCAAATAATGCTACAATCGATCCTGTAAACGGTACAACCAGAGATTATACAAATGCACAAACTGCTGTGGTTACAGCTCAAGATCCTAAATGGAAAAAAACATATACGATTACTTTTAATGTAGATGAACTTAGCACAAAATACGCTTTTGATCATGCCGAACTAACAGATAAAGATCGTTATTACCGATTTTATACAACAGGTTCTAACGGAGATAAAATTTACGATTGGGCAAGCGGAAATTCTGGTTATGTTACTGTTGCTGGAAATAAAACTCCAGACGAATATCCTACAACTATTGCCGAAGGAAGAATGGGTGGATTAGCAGCTAAAATGCAAACTGTTTATACGAGTAGTTTTGCTGCTGCAACAGGTAATCCGATTGCTGCAGGAAATTTATTTTTGGGTAGTTTTAAAACCAATCTTTTAAACACATTAAAATCGACCAAAATGGGATTACCTTATTCTGGTGAATTACCAAAATCGGTGCGTACGTTTTACAAATATAAAGCAGGAAATGAAGTCAGAAACGAAGATTTTGACATTGTTCCTGGAGCAAAAGACACATTCGATATTTATGCAATTATTTTTGAATCGAGAGATAAAGATAATTTTTTATACGGCGATCACGATTTTCAAGACCCAAGAAATGTAGCCATTGCTCGCGTTTCGTCAGCACAACGTATTGAAACTTCAACTTGGAAAGAATTAGAATTTCCGTTTGAACTGGTTGCAGGAAAAACTTACGATCCTAACAAAGATTATGTACTTGCTATTGTTATGTCGTCAAGTATTGATGGGGCTCGATTTACAGGTGCAATCGGAAGCACACTAATTGTAGATGAAATTGAACTAATTTTTAATTAA
- a CDS encoding cold shock domain-containing protein encodes MSKNQQTFRKSEIAKNKLKKKQDKVKKKEERKDNNNKGKSLEEQFVYVDFLGRLTNTPPEKQRDLNTNKGDESDFVSGKIKFMDDAKKFGFVSITATGEDVYFRYDDLTKVVKKDEVILFKYKKASRGLTLTEMMFI; translated from the coding sequence ATGTCAAAAAATCAACAAACTTTTCGTAAATCCGAAATAGCTAAAAACAAATTAAAAAAAAAGCAAGATAAAGTTAAGAAAAAAGAAGAACGAAAAGACAATAACAATAAAGGAAAATCATTAGAAGAACAGTTTGTTTATGTTGACTTTTTAGGTCGTTTAACGAATACGCCACCTGAAAAACAACGCGATTTGAATACAAATAAAGGAGATGAAAGTGATTTTGTTTCAGGTAAAATCAAGTTTATGGACGATGCTAAAAAATTTGGATTTGTTTCAATAACTGCAACTGGTGAAGATGTGTATTTTAGATATGACGATTTAACCAAAGTTGTTAAAAAAGATGAAGTAATTTTATTCAAATATAAAAAAGCATCACGCGGTTTAACCTTAACTGAAATGATGTTTATATAA
- a CDS encoding ABC-F family ATP-binding cassette domain-containing protein: protein MNYLSVENISKSFGARTLFEDVSFGINKDQKVAFVAKNGSGKTSILKIITGNDAPDNGQVVTRKGIRVEFLSQEPYLQDELTIEESIFASDNEILKVIERYEKALENPEEEEAYQAAFDQMDLYNAWDFETQYKQILFKLKLEDLKLKVKNLSGGQKKRLALAIILINKPDLLILDEPTNHLDLEMIEWLESYFAKENITLFMVTHDRFFLERVCNEIIELDNGKIYQYKGNYSYYLQKKEERIAAENASIDKAKNLFVKELEWMRRQPKARTTKSKSRQDDFYVIKEKASSRRKEHTVELEINMERMGSKIVELHSVSKKFGDKVILNNFNYNFNRGERIGIIGKNGTGKSSFLNILTQTTQPDSGKVVVGDTIKMGYYTQSGINPKPEQKVIDIIKEYGEYIPLTKGRLISAAQLLERFLFDRKKQYDFVEKLSGGELKRLYLCTVLIQNPNFLILDEPTNDLDIVTLNVLESFLLDYPGCLLVVSHDRYFMDKIVDHLFVFRGEGEVEDFPGNYSDFRAYEDSIEPVKEEPKEKVNWKENQPKKAGLSFNEQKEFSKIEREIKDLEYNKKQIENEFAEGKVADDKIEAKANELQKIIKSLEEKEERWFELSSKIE from the coding sequence ATGAATTACTTATCAGTAGAAAATATATCTAAATCATTCGGGGCAAGAACCTTGTTCGAAGATGTTTCGTTCGGAATTAATAAAGATCAAAAAGTTGCATTTGTTGCAAAAAACGGATCTGGTAAAACTTCAATTCTTAAAATTATTACAGGAAACGATGCACCAGATAATGGGCAAGTGGTTACTCGTAAAGGAATTCGTGTTGAATTTCTTTCACAAGAACCTTATCTTCAAGATGAATTAACTATTGAAGAAAGTATTTTTGCTTCTGATAACGAAATTTTAAAAGTAATTGAACGTTACGAAAAAGCACTTGAAAATCCAGAAGAAGAAGAAGCTTATCAAGCTGCTTTTGATCAAATGGATTTGTATAATGCTTGGGATTTTGAAACGCAATACAAACAAATTTTATTTAAACTTAAACTTGAAGATTTAAAGCTTAAAGTAAAAAATCTTTCGGGCGGACAGAAAAAACGTTTAGCTTTGGCGATTATCTTAATTAATAAACCTGATTTATTGATTCTAGATGAGCCAACCAACCATTTAGATCTTGAAATGATTGAATGGCTAGAAAGTTATTTTGCTAAAGAAAATATTACGTTGTTTATGGTAACGCACGACCGTTTCTTTTTAGAACGTGTTTGTAACGAAATCATCGAATTAGATAACGGAAAAATATATCAATACAAAGGAAATTATTCTTATTATCTTCAGAAAAAAGAAGAACGAATTGCGGCAGAAAATGCTTCGATCGATAAAGCTAAAAATCTTTTTGTAAAAGAATTAGAATGGATGCGTCGTCAACCAAAAGCGCGTACCACAAAATCAAAATCACGTCAAGATGATTTTTATGTAATTAAAGAAAAGGCAAGTTCGCGTCGTAAAGAACATACAGTTGAGTTAGAGATTAACATGGAACGTATGGGAAGCAAAATTGTGGAACTTCACAGCGTGTCTAAAAAATTCGGTGATAAAGTAATTTTAAACAATTTCAATTACAATTTCAATCGCGGCGAACGTATCGGAATTATTGGTAAAAACGGAACAGGAAAATCTTCTTTCTTGAATATTCTTACGCAAACTACGCAACCAGATTCTGGAAAAGTTGTTGTTGGTGATACCATCAAAATGGGATATTATACGCAAAGTGGAATCAATCCGAAACCAGAGCAAAAGGTAATTGATATTATTAAAGAATACGGAGAATATATTCCGTTAACTAAAGGACGTTTAATTTCGGCAGCTCAATTGTTAGAACGATTTTTATTTGACCGTAAAAAACAATATGACTTTGTTGAAAAATTAAGTGGTGGTGAATTGAAACGTTTGTATTTATGTACGGTTCTAATTCAAAATCCTAATTTCTTGATTCTTGATGAGCCAACAAACGATTTGGATATCGTAACTTTAAATGTTTTAGAAAGTTTCTTGTTGGATTATCCTGGATGTTTGCTAGTGGTTTCGCACGACCGTTATTTTATGGATAAGATTGTTGATCACTTATTTGTTTTCCGCGGCGAAGGTGAAGTTGAAGATTTTCCAGGAAATTATTCCGATTTCCGTGCTTACGAAGATTCGATTGAACCTGTTAAAGAAGAACCTAAAGAAAAGGTGAATTGGAAAGAAAATCAACCGAAGAAAGCAGGTTTAAGTTTTAATGAACAAAAAGAATTTTCTAAAATCGAAAGAGAAATCAAAGATTTAGAATACAACAAAAAACAAATCGAAAATGAATTTGCTGAAGGTAAAGTAGCCGATGATAAAATAGAAGCTAAAGCAAATGAACTTCAAAAAATTATAAAAAGTTTAGAAGAGAAAGAAGAACGTTGGTTTGAATTATCTTCAAAAATTGAATAG
- a CDS encoding outer membrane beta-barrel protein, whose translation MNKKIIVIALLTAFSAKSQVHEKNDVEISVLVGLASSDFYGAPSASEFDPIYTPTFGINADYYANNRWSLRFGIEYRTFGAKIENFDGYFNRVTENKNKLNYIFVPIHANWHFGKNRNWNLNFGPSVSFLESSTFNGTKTGTDNLSKVHLGLGLGIGYKFVLSEKISIGIEHQEYMSFMGILKKEPYNSYYGNIGASFNVRFIYNLNSKKQIE comes from the coding sequence ATGAATAAAAAAATTATAGTTATAGCTCTATTGACAGCTTTTTCTGCAAAATCTCAAGTACATGAAAAGAATGATGTTGAAATTTCGGTTTTAGTTGGTCTTGCGAGTTCTGATTTTTATGGTGCTCCAAGTGCATCAGAATTTGATCCAATTTATACACCAACTTTTGGGATTAACGCAGATTATTATGCGAATAATAGATGGAGTTTACGTTTTGGAATTGAATATAGAACGTTTGGTGCTAAAATTGAAAATTTTGATGGTTATTTTAATCGAGTGACAGAGAATAAAAATAAGCTAAATTATATTTTTGTACCAATTCATGCTAATTGGCATTTCGGAAAAAATAGAAATTGGAACTTAAACTTTGGACCATCTGTTTCTTTTTTAGAATCATCGACTTTTAATGGAACAAAAACAGGAACAGATAATTTATCTAAAGTTCATCTTGGTTTAGGTTTAGGAATTGGTTATAAGTTTGTTTTATCTGAAAAAATTAGTATTGGTATTGAACATCAAGAATATATGAGTTTTATGGGAATTCTTAAAAAAGAACCTTATAATTCATATTATGGAAATATTGGCGCAAGCTTTAACGTAAGATTTATTTATAATTTAAATTCAAAGAAACAAATTGAATAA
- a CDS encoding YifB family Mg chelatase-like AAA ATPase codes for MLVKVFGSAVFGIEAQTITIEVNIDQGIGYHLVGLPDNAIKESSYRIAAALKNINYQLPGKKITINMAPADLRKEGAAYDLPLAIGILIASSQIKTNINLDKILIMGELSLDGSVQPIKGTLPMAIKAKEDGFEAIFIPKENEKEAAIVSGLSVFGVSHLNEIIDHFQEKTFIAQTILSEDELFAEEQDAFLFDFSEVKGQESIKRAMEIAAAGGHNIILIGPPGSGKTMLAKRLPSILPPMTIDEALETTKIHSIVGKVKNIGLIKRRPFRSPHHTASSVSLVGGGSYPQPGEISLAHNGVLFLDELPEFKREVLEVMRQPLEDREVTISRAKFTVSYPSSFMLVASMNPSPSGYFNDPNSPMTSSPQEMQRYLSKISGPLLDRIDIHIEVNPVPFEKLSEKSISEKSEEIRNRVVVARKIQSGRFQNTKGIHYNAQMTTKLLREFCELDSDSLQLLKTAMDRLNLSARAYDRILKVSRTIADLDFSQNIKPQHIAEAIQYRSLDRDGWLG; via the coding sequence ATGTTAGTAAAAGTATTTGGAAGTGCCGTTTTCGGTATCGAAGCTCAAACCATAACCATCGAAGTGAATATCGATCAGGGCATCGGTTATCATTTGGTAGGTTTACCTGATAATGCCATAAAGGAAAGTAGTTATCGAATTGCTGCGGCTTTGAAAAATATAAATTATCAACTTCCGGGAAAAAAGATTACGATCAATATGGCTCCTGCCGATTTACGAAAAGAAGGCGCAGCTTATGATTTGCCTTTAGCAATTGGTATTTTAATTGCTTCCTCTCAAATCAAAACCAATATAAATTTAGATAAGATTTTGATTATGGGCGAGCTTTCGTTAGACGGAAGTGTGCAACCCATAAAAGGAACGCTTCCGATGGCAATTAAAGCTAAAGAAGATGGTTTTGAAGCGATTTTTATTCCAAAAGAAAATGAAAAAGAAGCTGCCATTGTTTCTGGATTATCCGTTTTTGGTGTTTCTCATTTGAATGAAATCATCGATCATTTTCAAGAAAAAACATTTATTGCGCAAACTATTTTATCTGAAGATGAATTATTTGCAGAAGAACAAGATGCTTTTCTTTTTGATTTTTCTGAAGTTAAAGGTCAAGAAAGTATTAAACGTGCGATGGAAATTGCTGCAGCTGGTGGTCATAATATTATTTTAATCGGTCCGCCAGGTTCTGGAAAAACCATGTTAGCGAAACGTTTACCAAGTATTTTGCCACCAATGACCATTGATGAAGCTCTAGAAACTACCAAAATTCATAGTATTGTTGGTAAAGTTAAAAATATTGGATTAATCAAACGCCGTCCGTTTCGTTCACCACATCATACAGCTTCTTCGGTTTCGTTGGTTGGTGGAGGAAGTTATCCGCAACCTGGCGAAATTTCGTTGGCTCATAATGGTGTTTTATTTTTGGATGAATTACCCGAGTTCAAACGCGAAGTTTTGGAGGTCATGCGCCAACCATTAGAAGATCGTGAAGTAACGATTTCGAGAGCCAAATTTACGGTTTCTTATCCATCATCTTTTATGTTGGTTGCAAGTATGAATCCCAGTCCGAGCGGTTATTTTAATGATCCGAATTCACCCATGACTTCTTCACCGCAAGAAATGCAACGTTATTTAAGTAAAATTTCTGGGCCACTTTTAGACCGAATCGATATTCATATCGAAGTAAATCCAGTTCCGTTTGAAAAACTTTCAGAAAAATCAATTTCAGAAAAAAGTGAAGAAATCAGAAATAGAGTAGTAGTTGCTCGTAAAATTCAAAGCGGTCGTTTTCAAAATACTAAAGGAATACATTATAATGCACAAATGACAACCAAATTACTTCGTGAGTTTTGTGAATTAGATTCGGATTCCTTACAACTTTTAAAGACAGCTATGGATCGTTTGAATTTATCAGCACGTGCTTATGATCGTATTTTAAAAGTTTCTAGAACCATAGCCGATTTAGATTTTTCTCAAAATATAAAGCCCCAGCATATTGCCGAGGCTATTCAATATCGAAGTTTAGATCGTGATGGTTGGTTGGGTTAA
- a CDS encoding DUF2750 domain-containing protein: MKEQQPNLILENFVNKICEDGVVYSMESKDAFALCGSNQFTNDSGEPVTVFCFWSDENLAKSCCVEDWSDFKIQEVSISSFLEDWCVGIYNDSFLVGLDFNAQMVGLEIDPIDLILAITKKLKSKKIDLEFEHFKNIQDIENQIKKMFG; encoded by the coding sequence ATGAAAGAGCAACAACCAAATTTAATTTTAGAAAATTTTGTAAACAAAATATGCGAAGATGGTGTTGTTTATAGTATGGAAAGCAAAGATGCATTTGCTTTGTGCGGATCGAATCAATTTACAAATGACTCAGGTGAGCCTGTAACTGTTTTTTGTTTTTGGAGTGATGAAAATTTAGCCAAATCTTGTTGTGTAGAAGATTGGTCAGATTTTAAAATTCAAGAAGTTTCCATTTCATCTTTTCTTGAAGATTGGTGTGTTGGGATTTATAACGATAGTTTTTTGGTTGGTTTGGATTTTAATGCACAAATGGTTGGTTTAGAAATCGACCCAATTGATTTGATATTAGCAATAACTAAGAAGCTAAAATCAAAAAAAATAGATTTAGAATTTGAACATTTTAAAAATATTCAAGACATTGAAAACCAAATAAAAAAGATGTTTGGTTAG